In Lycium ferocissimum isolate CSIRO_LF1 chromosome 3, AGI_CSIRO_Lferr_CH_V1, whole genome shotgun sequence, the genomic window CTAGAAAAACCCGAGCAACccgaaaaaatcaagaaaacctaGAAAACATGAGGTTGAAAACCCGACTTttttttgatttggtttggtttataaatttaaaaacccgatgcaaATGATTTGGTTTGGTCTTTGAAAAACTCGAACCAatccggtccatgtacacccctagttatAGTTGATgtatataatagtaatacacAAGTACTAtactatttatgtattttattaatacgctatataataataatacgtcatagatattattattattcatcatTTATGCAGTAAGTTATACAACAATtgaattataaaatttaaaataatatacgTAATATTAAATTACCTTTGTTATTGAATTCAAATTCTTGTATGTTgacattaaaaatatttataccaGAGGCGGACGATTTTAAAGCGGACTCCCCATTCATTAGATAGAGAAGATCACCAAGATTTCTTATATCATAATTATGCAAAGCTCAAAAGATATTTACATGTGTATGGTGTATTTGTGCATCTTTATGGTATAAATTAATTATAGTTCTATATATTTGACGTAAACtattattaaaaatttaaattttcaaacattaaaaaaaaatcattaaccgcaaaaattattttaggcaTAAATTCGGAATAAATCAGTAGTTAATATTAGGTTAGATTTTAGGAGACAAATTTGGAACCATCACAGAATAAGGGATCCGTTTTTTTTTAGTACGTGAAGTATTTATTAGGCTTTAGTAGAGTTTTGCTAATATAGAACAATTGTTATTTGCTATAATTGTTATAAACATTTTGGTGCTAAAAATGTGCGCACACTTTAACATTGTTTAGTAACGTAAGCTTGGATATTATATTCTGTTACTCCATATCTCAACATTCTATgcaaacattttcttttttgttttctcttgaatAATAATTaagtataatattataaaaagatACTGTAACAATacaaatattttatttggtAATGTAATACCCAAAGGGAAGTTCTAAAACTTCTAAGCACTTAATAATAAGctattatttattctttattaaaaacatttttaataaaattatatcTAATTTTCTTAAGTGTTAGTGCATTATGAATCATTTATTCTAGATCTTTTAAAATTCTCTGTGGAGCATATaaattacataattaatttaagtaGTTAAAAGAAGATTATCTAAGGTTCCACTAGTACATAACTAATATATGTAGACATCTGATAATTATATTAGTAATTAGATTTCAgaagctttttttttatttttatgtaacaATCAGATTTCATAAGCTCGAATTGGTAAAATCTTAATCATGATGTGTTTTTCAGTTTATATCTTTAAATGAATACTTTTTTAGTGTCTACCTATTAGCATCTGTAGGTTGGTTACATAGGGTTCCTACTTAAGactctttattacaaaatatatagatagtttttcttatttacaaacataacgatatattacgaaacatgacggattttcatatatttttcctttttttatttttttccagaaaaaatatatattttttaaacaaaaataatttatatatatatatatttgttcaaaggcttaaaaaattacctcaaatttttgtgtatgaaagctgtatgaaaaatgtatgaaatgtgtgtgtgagcgaaattttaatataattttcatacacaaaattgtgagcgaaaactttaagccttgaatattgtatgaaagatgttacaatgttgttgtatttgtattaattttccagaaacctactatgaactttatatacgaaaaatgtgaatgaaattctaagtcttgagcgagatatacacatttcacaccattcttatatataaaattttgagcgtaatgtttaagcctagatcgagatatacacatttcatacgttcttcaaacataaaatttgagcgaactttttaagtcttgagtaagatatacacatttcatacacaaaaatttgagtgattattttatgtcttgaatgttgtatcaaagttgtatacaatgttgtagttgtattaattttacagaaatctaacatgaactttatacactaaaatgtgagcgaaattttaagacttgagtGATATACAAATTTCTtactgttttcatacacacaattttgagcggattttttaagtcttgaacgagatatacacatttcatacatttttcatactgttttcatacactaaattttgagcgaacttttaaGCCTTAGAAgtagatatacacatttcatacataaacttttgagcgaaaaaaatatttaaaaaaaaatatatatatatattaaaaaataaatttaaaatatatatatatatatatatatatatatattttttttttttttaaaagcatgttttatatagggtttgtaatgttatgttttgtaaatataaaattatcgtcacgtttcgtaaatatttctctttaagatgtatatatacgtagttgtcCCTATCAGGAATTACAAAATTAaatgaataatatattttatttgcaGATTATAGTGAGCATTTTGAAGCACCGACAATTGTTTTAAACTTCTGAAGTATGCTAAAGTTATGGGACACGATAAGCAAATAAGTATTACTGCATATGTATTTACAGTTTTCTGTCATACTTTTATCAACTTTATGTAATTTTGGATCCTATAAAGTATATTATTTTAGTCAATTTAAATAATTTGAACAATGactaattcaaaagaaagtttaTTCATGTACACAGTTTGGGTTAAATTGGGCAGATTGGGTTATAACCCATCATTTAGCTCATTTTAATTCAGCCCATCTCACCCAAGTAAACTTCATTCTTTTgcgtggattgcccttcttgtggggtggtctttaatttttatccctcaaattgctggtctttaagttttgccttttgcttgaaaaggtggccgaaaatattaCTTTCGAGATTCTGGATTCAAATGCCCgctaagtcaaaaaaaaaaattgcaaggcaagacTTTGCAAAAAGTTTTGTCTTATGTTGCAAACTTTACCTTAAGACaaaactaaaagtctgccccataaggcaaaattttttctcaaacaacttttagttatgccttaacgaAAAGTTCTGTCTTATAGGACAgatttttagttatgtcttaaggcaaagtctgccccataaggcaggacttttccttaagacataactaaaagtttgcctaaTAAGGAAGTTCTGTCCTCTctggtaaacttttagttatgccttaaggcaaagtctgccgcataagatagaaatttttacaaaaccttgccttgtgaattttttctttttatgcctaagtcgggattcgaacccaaaacctcgaggtattttaggcgaagatcaaattaaagaccaacaatttgaggggcaaaaactaaagaccaccccaacGAAGGACAACCGTGCAAATTGCCCCGTAAACTTTGGGTAGGGTTAGGCTTTGACCCATCTATTAGTTCCACCCATCTTGACCCGCCCAACTTCAGCCTAAATGACCCATTTGCCACCCCTATGTCAAAGTACTGGCCAACCGGCCAAAACAGTTTGTTTCATATGGCGTCGCAGAATCTGTATCAATAATCGTATCTTGAATTGGCAGGACGActactttttttcttgtttagtGTTATCATTTTTCCCACGTGTTAGTGAACAAAAGTAGACATAAAAAATTGTTACTCCTGAAATAGTGATAATGGAACAAAGAGAAGTTTACCTGGGatcaaagttcaagaaactaaAGAGCCAAATGGCATTCACCATTACGTAGGAAACATTGCTAAATTATACATCATATATAAATCATATCAACTTCTGACTTATTTATATCGAGGTCATTCGCTTTTTCTCTCACAGATTTAGCTTTTAGTAACTGACATCAATAAGTTGTCAAAAAAATAAACTGAGTAATAAATAACAACAGAAGATTGTAAAATGAATAACGTACGAGGGCAAAGGTGACATAGAATACAACATTCAGATATGAACAAATGATTCGGGCATGTAAAAAAACACTATTCCATCATCAACGCCTTTCAGATGCCACTGATTCAGTAGAGAAGAGATACTTCACTCGCGAGAGAACAGAGTCATGGGCAGGGTCATAAGGACGGTCCTTTGAAGGAATCTCCAGAATAGCTGGAATTGGTTTGTTGTAGCTATCAACCAAAAATCTTATCATGTTGGCAACCTGAAAAGGGTACACCGGGCATATTTAGTCTCTTTGAGGACCTTATTATCTTCTTAATGCAACTACGAATAGAAGGAAGAAGCTGACAACATTTAAATACATAAAAGCACACAGTACTCTCGCTTCAACAAAAGAACTCTTTCACCATATTAGACAACTTTAGTTAAAGAACTAGTTCACGTTGAACTGTTAGTAGACTGAGTAGTAGTGGCGAAACAATAAAGTAGCATATCAGCGCCTATTCCATACACAATAATACTGGAGGACTGTTTTGAGATGGGAAGTACTAGATTCAAATAGTTATTAAATGGCTTTAGCATGTATAACTCAAGGAGGGACAGGTGGAACTTTACTGATTTTCACTATCGGAAGGGGACTGACTAAATGGTTTTCTTTCCCACGGGACAGTACTAATCTTTTGCACTTATGTTGTTTGGTATGGCTGAAGGGAAGTCACATATAGCTCACCACTTTTGTCTAATTGAAGTTTGACCATTAATGAGGTACTTCAGATAAGCTGTGCTTTTGATCAATCCAATTTGCAGCTCAGTCTCAACGATAATACTAAACAAATTTCAGTGGCTGGCATTCTCAATGACAAAAGTAGTAGTTTAGATGATTCAACACTTATTGCAAAGCCTGAATATTCTTGGTAAATGCTAATCAGCAAACTGTTGATAAATTTCTTGATAATATGAAAGACATCTAAATGTTAATTGACCAAAATCACAACAGAAAAATAGCAAAAAACTTACATATTGGCTGATTAACACGATTGCGACATCTTCTCTTGTAGTGAATTCCTTAAAAGCATCTTCAATCTGCTTCACCGTTGTTTCTAAACCATAAGAAAGACAATCCAAGTTACTTTCTTTGCagaagtaaaaataaataaattataaaatgtAAAAGGTCCAACACTCAAAAGAAAACCCCAACATTTCATCTTTCCATCATTTCCTCGGCTGTCAGATTGTAATTGAGCTACCATTTGAACTCCTTAAAATAGTTGTGTTTCTTGTAATTTAGTATCTAGCACAACATATGTACATGCCAAATTCCCTACATAAGGGTAGATGAAACACTTCTAGCCGAATGAGTAAGTAGTTAGTCATACACCACCTCTCCACTTAACTGTTTTGACCAATATTTACAATGGAGTCTATATCCTGTGCACCTTCTTTGTATCGTTTAAATCAGAAGCTCATAATTGCACCAAATACATTGCAGAATTACATAATCAGATAAAACATAATCAGATAAAACATCAGAGTCTTGGTTAACTTTACAAATAACAATGGCTATTTTCTCCCTTCAATTTTACCACATATGACCCCTTACTATTGGCACCAAgagacgacaacaacaacatacccagtgaaatcccacaatgtggggtttggggagggtaaagtgtacgcaaaccttacctctATCCCGAAaagatagggaggctgtttccgaaagaccctcggctcaaaagaaaacacaACGAGAAAGGTTAGATAAGCACAAGCAGTTCAAAGCAAAATGCAAATGAAACTAAAGAAAGCGAATAAGTCAAAATAGAGCAGTCGAAAAAAGGGAGCGATGGCTACACAcggataaataagataatcgaagtacaagaaacaacatatagtagCAAGAAACAAAGGACAATAGACTATAGATTGAAACagcgactacctactagccttctaccctaatctgagtcctccaaaACCTCCTATCCAAGAGAACGAAAATGGGGATTTATCCCAAAGAGAGTTAAGATCAATGCATAAGCTAACCTAAAACATAAAGAACAATGACCCCTATCAATGATGAAGTGTAGCACGGTGGAGCACAGATAGATAAGTTTAGTTATTGGCTGCATAAGTAGCCGCACCTAAATCTAAAAGTCAAAACCTGGTTGTTAA contains:
- the LOC132051092 gene encoding V-type proton ATPase subunit F-like, which gives rise to MANRAPVRTNNSALIAMIADEDTITGFLLAGVGNVDLRRKTNYLIVDSKTTVKQIEDAFKEFTTREDVAIVLISQYVANMIRFLVDSYNKPIPAILEIPSKDRPYDPAHDSVLSRVKYLFSTESVASERR